TTTCCACTTGTTCTTACCAGTGGCCGAATGTCTTTTGAGTTTAACTAGACCTGCATTCAGTTTAGCTTAGCTTCGGTACAGAGCAGAGCTGGCTTTGgctcttttcccctcccttccaTTTGCTTGCTAGGGATGCAAGGCATCCCTAGAGAGGGCAGAAAGAAACAGTGCCTGCTACCACACCCCGCAGGAAGGTGGGAAGTGCCATTTGGGGAGGAAAGCAAGGGCTCTCTCTGTCCCCAAAGACACATGGCTTCCATGTGGAGGAAGAGTGGCTTCCTGGGTCCAGACCATGGAACAAGGACCTTAAAGGGAATATTGGGACGAAAGAGCCCCTTAGATTACCTCCAGTAAATGCCTGAATTGATTAAGGGTTGAGTAATTTGTTCCCCACTGgagttgttcattttattttacagatgggaaatgaAGTCCCTCCTGTACCTTTCATTTCATGTCTCACCGTAGGCCCTCCTACGGTGAGAGGGGCAGGACAGTGGACAAGTGAGAGACCTGATGGTTGGTGTCTGCCTTTCTTgggatggacacacacacacacacacaaacccaacaAAAGTGATGTCATTCTTTCCAACCAAAGCTATCTAATTCTAATTAATTACacttaaaattcagtttttctatctctgtctcttcaAAGGGAGATTGGTTACTCATTGCAGATAGTAACAGATCCCACAAGCAAGAATTcataaagacaggaaaaaacTTCACTGAATATCAATAAAGCACTACTTATCCTATATTAATACTTCCTAGTATTACCTGCCTCACTAGAAGCAATAACTAAAATCCTACagtattttcctttttgctaGTAAAGGTTACCATTGGGGTCATTTTTACAAAACTCTTTTAACTTAAAATCTCAGACATTTTTAGGGACAGTTCAGAATGCTTTTCAGATATATGACAGTACACATCTTTcagatttctttctctccttataAATACTAGGATTAGAGTTTTAgctctcctgtttttttttaaagtagaaaatttccctaCCCTAATAGAAGTCACCTCCAGTATCCCCAAATAGCAAATTAATATATTATACAAAAAGATTTCAGCCAAGTGTCATGGTGAGTACCTATAATCACAGTCCTTAGGAGACTAAGGCAGAGGATggaaagttctaggccagcccctCCCCCTTACATAGCTAGGGCCCTGTCTAAAAAAGATTccagatatttaaaaagaagttatCTTATTTCTGTCCTGTGGGGAATGCCACCTCATGACCTTTGCCAGTTCTTATTTAAGTTCTGATTGCAAAACTAACCTAGCTGTTTTGAGCTCACTGGTGCCTGGGCCTGACCATACATTGaatggggtgggagtgggggctcAGCACGGGACCCTGGcaaactgtcttttctttctctgtcctaaTCTTTAGCTATCTTAGTGGCATCCCACAATATAGCTGTAGGGTTGCCTAGTTTCCTGTCTTTTGTACCCAAGGGAAAAATAACTGGCTGTTCTGTTTGCAAATATAACACGATGCCCCTGGCTGCCAGTGACTGGGAGTGTTAGAATTATAAAATGGTaggctttaaaataatttcccacCCCTATCATCATTCATTACATAATTATAATGAATGAAGCAAATTCATAACTTTGTCACCAAGTGAGTTGGATGTTTCCAAGCCAACAAGAGTAGCTAATGACAGGGCATAGATGTGAATTAAGAGTGCAGCCTTGAATCTGAAGACCATCACAGCTTTCTTGGACTTGTCCTTGATCTTGTAGGAGGGGAGAGCCACACCCTCTCAGATGGGCTATACCAGAAAAGTGAGGGAGAAAGGGTGGCCATTTAAGGAGCCAagaaattcctttaaaaagtcaGAACATGTGAAACTAGATAGCTGTTTTCCTTACTGGGAATCAGTTCCTGGCTCACAAAGGGGAAGCATGACAGGAAGACAAGTTTGTTCTCCACTGGAAGCCAGCCTGCTGAACATAGCAGATAGTGCAGGGGGAATGGGAGGGACAGCAGACAAGGTGAAGCCCCCAAGTAGGGCGTTAGGGGTCAGCCAGCTGGCCCTCGAAGGACCGGTCTCTCTGAGCTCGGAGTTCCAAGGTGTGTGACACTGCTCAGCAATTGCATGGGTGTTTACACTCACATAAAGTGAAGTTCCAAAAGGTAAATGACCTTCAAACAACCCaggacttttttcctgggctggagcAAGATCACTGGCCCTGTCTGGGAACAGGTATTGAGAGAGTGATGGGGAAAAAAAGGTAGCCGGCCCACTAGATCCATGGCCATAGTTACCACCCCGAGTTCTCCATCCCAGATCCCATTAgaagtcctatttttgtgatactaCCAGCCCTTTATAAAAGCACTTTTAGGTACACTATCTCCCACTGCAGGGCGGCAGCTGTACTGGAGAATTTGTGACTAGGGGACCATCATGGTCACGAAATGTTGAATGGACATTGCCttcctgtgtgagtgtgtgagaagAAGAAAGTTCACAGCGCTTAACTATTGGTATAGTTACGTCACAGGTTAGTCTGGTAAAaatcattccttttttccttcttgactTTATAACGGAGAGATTTAAGAATATAGGAGGTGTGCGTGTGTGCTGGGATCCACATGCCAGGTCAGTACTCTCCCTCTGGACCCACAAGAAATGTGTTCTTCAGTAAGGACATGGGGAAAACAGGTCAAAATTAGGAAGAAATCTGGTACAAAATTATCCTCAATagtagatagaaaaaaaaaaaaaacaggtcaagATTCATTGTCACATTTGTTGTGAAATTTTATTCAGAagataaaaatgcatattttaggtccttgctacttgggagctgCCCAAGCTAACCAGGAACTGATCCATCTTGGGCATTTAGAATCCCACGATATTGGAACTTAGAGCTCATTATATAGCCTGAAATTCTTAACATTTTGAGATGGGAAAAAAGTCTTTAGGAGGGCAGGTGCCTGTTCTTCACAGCTAGAGCTGGGATCTACCCCTAGATCTGTCTCCATTTGTTCTTGGTCAACTGCCAGAGGCACAGGGTATATGGTGGGAATAAGTTTTGTATAAAGCTTGGTGATCTAAACCTGGATTTTTTCCCAAAAGGGCTGTGGTACTTACATGAATAAGAGGATCAGTAGGAGGGGCTGAGGGGAGTCTTGGAGATGTCTTTACCCAGGCACATTAGGAAACAGGTTGAAGCTGGGGTccgtggcttgcacctgtaatcctagctacctaggaggcagaaatcaggaagatcaaggtttgggACCAgctgggcaagtagttctcgagacccaatctcgaaaatacccaacactaaaaaggagttggtggagtggcataagtggtagatgtgcctgcctagcaaacatgaaccctaagttcaaaccccagtactgccaaaaaaaggaaagaaatagttaAGTTTACATCATGGGCCATCAGAGGGGGTACATGCACCCCTGTTACAGAAGTTCTGTGAAATGATATACTCCTTAAATCAGTGCAACTCAGTCTATACATTCCTGTTCAttgtaatctttttcttttcttttttaaaaaatgctggttGGGTCTCCTAATGACCCCTCTGGAACTCCTGGATAGGATCAGAGTTTGGTGAAATGTCAGCAGTGCCCTGCTGGGGTCTGTTCTGTTTTTGACTAGAGGTCTGTGTGTTACTTGATGAAGCCATCAGGCAATGACCCTGAGGGCAGGGTCACTGGGAAGGatgaaaggcagagaaaatggTCAGGGTAGAAGTTTGGCTTTGAGGCCACCAGGCTCAATGCTGGCCCTGCCCTTACCTGCCCCCAGGCAAGTTTCTTGGCTTCCTTATAGGCATAAGGGTTTTCTAGTCTATAAAACTGGAGCTTGTGCAAAAGCCCTGGGGGCTGGTTGGTGGATACAGGTGAAGAGAGCCTGGCATATGGTAAGCATTCCTTCCTCACAGCGGCTGTAGTTTTTATGAACGTAGATCATACCCAGAGATGATTTCCAGGGTGTGACGTGACCATGTCAGGTGTGGACTTGAGTGGTTTCTTCTATCTTGTGGATAGGTTCCATCTTGCACCTATTGTTCTGCACAGCTTGACTCTGTGGCTTCTTGTAACAATCAGTTACAAACTCCAGGCAAGCAGCAGCTCAGGGGACAAAACCCGTTATGCAGCTGCTGCTGTCAGAGAGAACTTTCCAAGGCTCCAACCCTTGGGCTAATCTGTGTCTTGTTCAGTTCCTTTCTGCTTGTTCTTTTGATTCCCCAGAGGGAACTGACTTTTTAGTGATCATTTTCTGGTCTGCAATAGGGGTGCCTTTTCCAGGCAGTCACTGTCTCTCTGCCCTGTTTATCATCTGCCTGAGGAGATGACACAAGGTCCATCTCAGGCCTGGTGTGGCTTCTGCTCTACCTCTTAGGCCATCAGTTCTGCCACTCTGCTGCCTTCTCTTCCTGCCCACTGCACCATGGTCAGCAACTGGCCGTGGGTCTCACCTCTAGGGTTTTGCTGAGCCAGCCATCAATCTTGATTGACCCCAGGAGGTGGCGGATGCTCTTGCTGGAAGGGAATGTAGAGTTCAGGAAGTGTGGGACCTGCCCTTCCTCTGTCTACCAGGTCTCAAGACTGCCTGGAACACATCAGTAAAGCCCAGGAAAGAGGGCTGTCAGAAGTCTGGCAAGTTACCAGTCCCCTGTTCCTCTCTGAAGATCTCTGTTGAGGGCACCTCTCCGTGTAGGTGCCAAGAAGGGAAACCATTACGCATCTGCCTGGTGCCAGGCGCAGAGCACTAGCTGTCTGAGTCAGTCTTCCAGGGACTCTGTGCAAGGGAAAATTAATCAACCTTTAACCACTGAggatgaggctcagagaagttgggTGGTGGACGCAGGCTGTACAGCTGATGACTCAGCAGGGTTGAGATTCATCCTTACTTGCAGAGCCTTTGCTTTGCTGGAACTTCAGGCTGGTCCAGTCCCATCCCTTCTCTGAGGCTCCCTGAGGGGCTCCAGCTCTGTGGCCTTAGATTCTGCCTTCTAGGTGGGGAGCTTTTGCCACCTACCACTCACAAGCTTGTACTTCTTGAGAGCCCAAGTTATGTACTAGACATAAATACAATTTTGTTAAAACCTTTTCAGATCCCTTAGTATACAAACAAGCAATGTCTATTGATAGAGGTATTCAACCACAGTTTGTTTGATCAGTTTCCTCTTCCATTTTCTCCAAAGCAGAGAGTAAACCTACACCAGGGCCTCTCCGATGGGCACGGAGGCCCACTGGAGGACTTTACTGGCAGACACTGACTGGCTGCTTCTTCCCTGAGACTTAACTGCTGTATTTTGGGCAGTAGGTCTGCAGCCTCATAAGGAAAGGGGACAAATGGGGGTTCTAATGGGAGGGAGGGGTGCCCCTGGAATGGGATGGCCACTGAGGCCACCAGTACATCTGAAACTGGCAGCACCCCCCCCCCCTGCAAACAGGTTTTCCATCCTGAGGCTGGTCACTGTGACTCAGCAGGAAAGAGGGCTGTGACCACAGAGATACCCATTTATatccagagggagggagggaatgaaggGGAACAGACGCCTCGGGTCAGAGAGGAAAAAATGGGTGCCCTGTTTCTGTAAACCTTATGATGTGGCAAAGAATCATTTTCCTTCCTCTCAGAAGCGGTAGGAAGCAGTGTTTTAGGGTTGGGATTAGAGCATGTGCTTGACTAACTGTCACAGGTCTGCCCATTGGAAAGTTTCTGGAAACAGCTGGAAGGAGCTGTGTCCTTTTATTGCAGCCACAAAGATGAGAAGGAGCTGGCTACCTGGGGGACCATCTGCCCCTGTCATTTTACTCAGTCCAGTGGGTCATTTGTGAGGGTAGTTGTTCCCCAGTATGCAGACTCTGCTTAATGAATACAATTGCTACAAAAACTGCAAAAGGTAGAGCCAAACACTGACTCTTGAAGTTGCCCACAAGCAAAGAAAGTTCTAGAGATCACAAGGAAATCGGAGACACTGGCTCCGTTGTGTGTGGAGTCCTTGTCTGCCCACCTCTGCCTTCAGGCTCAGTTGACCCAGATAACTGAgccctttatctttttttaatttcatagccCTTCCTTCCGTGGAAGATGAGCCACAGATAGCCTTTCTTGGGCTCTGGTCAGGAAATCCGCCCTTGCTCCAAACCTTTGTGGCAGGAGGGATGTGTTCAGATGTGGCCGTTTCATCTTGTTTGGGGCCCTTGTTGATGGAGCAGCTGTTCATGAGGCCAGCGGTTGGCATCTGTCCCATCTCAGACCCAACGGGACTGATGCTACGGTAGAACTTCTTCAGAGGAAGTGCTGGAGCTGGGACAGGACGACAGGCATCTTCACTGGCCCAGGACATGACTGACCTGCAGGCTGCCTTAGCACTCATGGAACTCATGGTGGCCGGTCCCTCTCCTGTGCTTTGCCATCAATCTGAGAAGAATCTGGGGAGTCCCTTCAGCACATCCCTACACATCTTCCCAAACTGGTCTTGTCTATGTGCTTTCCTAAGGCCTCCATACAGTCCTGGTAAAGGCAGACTGCTTCTCTGGAAAATGCTGCAGCCATTCTTTCTAGACCCACATCGCCACCTAGTGGCACTTATGGAGATAACCGTCACCTTCAGCCTGGTGGGATTCCAGTTCTTTTTGCCTCCATGGTGGTTCCATTAACCTGAATTTCTTACTCCTTTACAGGTGGCTATGAGAGGTTTTCCTCTGAGTACCCAGAATTCTGCTCCAAAACCAAGGCACTGGCCGCCATCCCACCTCCTGTGCCCCCTAGTGCCTCAGAGCCCTTGGACCTGGGCTGTAGCTCCTGTGGGACGCCCCTGCACGACCAGGTAAAATCAGCTCAGAGctcaggagggagaggaggaccaGGGGTCTTCTCAGAGCTCCAGCATTTCTAAGGCTTCAAACGCCGTGCTTCACTTTGAGGAAAATATGGAGAACCCTGAGTGTTGGGTTGGGATGCTATGTGTGGTGTGTTGATTCCTAGgaattctttttccctctctttttactCCCAGTGAaggcccccccccaaaaaaaaaaaaaaaaaaaaacaaagacatcacCCCTGCAAAATACAGAGTTTtagtattttgagacagggtctccctaggtaggccaggctggcctcaaatttgtaatcttcctgcctcagcctcctaagtgctgggattgcaagcatgtaccatcacaccctgCTTTTAGCCTCTGTGGTTATGCGTGGTTATACCTCAGGAAACTGAGAGAATACCCTGCTTGGGAGTAGGTCATGGAATGAATCTATGGTCCCTCCAACAGTCAGGCTGACCCTCACGTGCTGGCCAGTCATAAATGCTAATGGACTGGTAAATAGTTAGCCACACCATTCTCCATGAAAGTCAGATGGAGCCCCTGCAAGCCCCCACTGCTACACCCTTTTCAGTTAAATGGACAGGGAGTGAAGTAACAGAGCCCAGCTCTGCAAATATCATCATGAATTTAGGCCAGTATTGCCTCATTGTGACCACTGTCCCTTGCCTGTGAGGACAAGCTGGGCATCTTGTCTTTGATGTGCTAAGTGAAGACATAGCCAGCTAAATAATTCTGCAAACCACACCACACAGAGTTTGATAATGGCAGGTGTGAACTCCTACAATGCTTGTGGTCTCTTTGATTTTGGGGAGGTAGGTTGCTCGATACAACAGGTGGTACCCATGGGCTTGACCGGACCTGGCTTCTGGGCCCACTGCCAGAATGTGAAGACAGGAGAAGTCCCAGGGAGCCTGGCCATCCATCTGTACGATGAGCTCCAAGAGGAGATATTAATGGTCCAGAAATCCCCAGTTAGACTGGCTGTCCCTTTCTGTCCTAAGCACTTCTGCCCTTTTTCAAAGGGTTGCCTTACACTCATGTTGTTTGGGGGCCTTCGTGTCTCCTTTCTGATGCAGGGGGGTCCTGTGGAGATCCTCCCCTTCCTCTACCTCGGCAGTGCCTACCACGCTGCACGGAGAGACATGCTGGACGCCCTAGGGATTACAGCCCTATTGAATGTCTCCTCGGACTGCCCAAACCACTTTGAAGGCCACTACCAGTACAAGTGCATCCCAGTGGAGGACAACCACAAGGCTGACATCAGCTCCTGGTTCATGGAGGCCATTGAGTACATCGGTAGGTTGGCCTTGCCCCAGGCTACCACGTctgaggcagggaggagaaggACCACATGTCTTGTGAGTGGAACTCAGAAGGCACTATAAGCACAGTCATTTAGTTCCCTCTACCCTGGCAGGAAGACCCACCCATTGgatgtggggtggggtgggagaggagagATGAACTCTTTACCTGTGCATGGCTTTAAATGCATAGCAGGGAGGACAAAAGAAGAATTGGgtccttgttttgtttctgcaAGTAGAAACCACTGAATGTAGATGGATGGGATTTGAGTGACTGTAAATGCAATTTTTAGTGCTTTTTTGGTTAAGCCTAGAAAATACCCTGGAGTTATCCTCTCTTTCCCCAGTCTTACGGCTGTCCCATCACAGGGAGGCCCCATCTCCGACGCTTCTCCTCTTCCCCCATGTCCTGGCTTATGTGACATGCACCTGCCACTTGGGGAAGGATGAAGCTCTAATCATGTCGTGCTCTTTGCCCCAGATGCAGTGAAGGACTGCCGTGGGCGGGTGCTGGTGCATTGCCAGGCTGGCATCTCCCGCTCGGCCACCATCTGCCTGGCCTACCTGATGATGAAGAAGCGGGTGAGGCTGGAGGAGGCGTTTGAGTTCGTCAAGCAACGCCGGAGTATCATCTCGCCCAACTTCAGTTTCATGGGGCAGCTGCTGCAGTTCGAGTCCCAGGTGCTGGCCCCATCCTGTGCGGTGGAGGCCGCCAGCCCTTCGGGCCCCCTGCGGGAGCGGGGCaaagccacccccacccccacctcacagTTTGTCTTCAGCTTCCCCGTCTCGGTGGGTGTGCACTCGGCCCCCAGCAGCCTCCCCTACCTGCATAGCCCCATCACCACCTCCCCCAGCTGTTAGAGCCAGGCTCAGAACCCCTGGAACCAGAGCTGGCTCCTAGCCAGGGTTGCATAAGCCACGTGTGGGCAGCAAGTAGGGACTGACAGGGAGGGCTGTCCTCATCCATTTCTTCTTGGCCAACTACTGGGCCAGCTAGAATGGCAATAAGGACTTTGaatacacattaaaaacaaacaaacgaaacaCTCCAACTTAGAGCAATAACTCCAGCATCGGCAGCCAGGGAAGTCCTTGGTTTGGTTTATGTGTCAGTTTTACTTTTCAGGTAGAAATTTCTTacctcatttttttaaacagtaagGCTTGAAGTTATGAACCCCCCAGATCCTGGCAAATGTGCCCAACCCATTTTATTAAGGGgggcaagagggagggagggaaaaggaaaagaagaaaacaagtttGCCAGAAGTGCCTGGTCCTGTGTGCTTGTCCTGTTGCTGTTGTTGGTCacagaaattttgttttgtaaaagaaatttagGACTTGGTTTTCACCAAGGGGTGAATTCACCTAGGGGTGAATAATTATgcctaataataaataaaagtatttattaagaCTTTCCTCAGAGTGTAAGTACAGGGAGTTTAGTGACAGTaaatttagaatatatttatGTGGACGTCAAACATCGGAGCATAGTAGCATGCAGATGTCCAAGCAGTGAGGAATTAAATGGTGTCTTGTGTGTGCCAGTCAGCATGGTGATGCCCTTCAACTTGGTGCCACCGAGAGGCAGACAGGATGGGTGggaggagacagaaaggaaaggagtaCTTGTCAGTTACTTTTGCAGCCTGGTTCCTGGGCACATAGAACACAACCAGACATCCTTTTCTCTCCAATGATCAATTGGGTGGTTGGAGCATTTTCTCATAGACCTGCTTAGGTCTTGTATGTCGTCTGTGATAAATGCCATATTCCATAAGGTGCTCCTGGAAAACTGGGTGCAATTCAGATTCCCCTATGGCTCATTATTTGGGAAGGCCATGGGGCAAGCCAGATTACTAGAGATATACCTGAAACGAATCCTTTTGTAAGTTGGAGTACCATCTTCTCTCTTTTGCATATAAAGGAGCTTTTAATTTTAGGGGATTTACTTGAAATATACCAGAAAATTCTTGCATTATTAAATTCCTGTTTGGTGAATACTTTTAAAGGCCCTTTTTTTGACTAAATAGGTGACTAGATGCCATGTTTCAGGCCTCTTTGAAATCCGGAAGGGCAAGAGAGCACTGGTGGGTGGGGGCTGACTGCCAAATGCATCCTGGGAACTCGGGAGCCATTTTGAACCCTTTCTTGGGCTGTGACCATTTTAAGGAGCTTTCCAAATAGAGAAATGGctttgggaggggggaggatattcTCTTGGGGGAGGgcttggggggagggaggagggaacaaGCTATGTGTTACTTCATTTGTAATGTGGAACAGTGTTGGGA
The sequence above is drawn from the Castor canadensis chromosome 14, mCasCan1.hap1v2, whole genome shotgun sequence genome and encodes:
- the Dusp4 gene encoding dual specificity protein phosphatase 4, coding for MVTMEELREMDCSVLKRLMNRDEISGGAGGSSSHGALGLLSGGKCLLLDCRPFLAHSAGYIRGSVNVRCNTIVRRRAKGSVSLEQILPAEEEVRSRLRSGLYSAVIVYDERSPRAESLREDSTVSLVVQALRRNAERTDICLLKGGYERFSSEYPEFCSKTKALAAIPPPVPPSASEPLDLGCSSCGTPLHDQGGPVEILPFLYLGSAYHAARRDMLDALGITALLNVSSDCPNHFEGHYQYKCIPVEDNHKADISSWFMEAIEYIDAVKDCRGRVLVHCQAGISRSATICLAYLMMKKRVRLEEAFEFVKQRRSIISPNFSFMGQLLQFESQVLAPSCAVEAASPSGPLRERGKATPTPTSQFVFSFPVSVGVHSAPSSLPYLHSPITTSPSC